In Treponema sp. OMZ 798, the following proteins share a genomic window:
- a CDS encoding S41 family peptidase, whose translation MKKQFLFILIFIFILSFSCSDYTNGDEVRFISYKKMKADYEYFWDFIYKGYPFSEVCERNGADLKKIKRKNYEYLPELASENAYLAFYDRLCRQITVGKATGHLYAADKYDYKYIFKKSSAVLPIFSKLSLIDGFYSKLIGGRSSIEAEKNIFYCDFFNDELPCYSCDIYTGFLKRIIEPGKIAYVKLDSFLIVNREIEYQYLRDLKDFFIETADYKHIIIDIQNNGGGYTDNYEEIISPNIKENLTVVSYGLYNENKYTNPYLEMFFKDYRDIKKIEKHEVPNIENCGTAKNDKAYKLEDVICSRRIKGYKPCEDKKFWLLVSDDVYSGADRFTYVCKKTGFATVVGTNTKGSGTNGLWPMYIVLPNSGLLIKFDFMYGLTDDGYCTDEFGTAPDIYNLPGKDALETCLEEIRKLGEKTNF comes from the coding sequence ATGAAAAAACAATTTTTATTTATTTTAATATTTATTTTTATTCTTTCTTTTTCATGCTCGGATTATACAAATGGCGATGAAGTCAGATTTATCTCTTATAAAAAAATGAAGGCTGATTATGAATATTTTTGGGATTTTATTTATAAAGGTTATCCCTTTAGTGAAGTATGTGAACGTAATGGTGCCGATTTAAAAAAGATAAAGAGAAAAAATTATGAATACCTGCCGGAGCTAGCCTCTGAAAATGCTTATCTTGCCTTTTATGATAGACTGTGCAGACAAATAACTGTGGGAAAGGCAACCGGTCATCTATATGCTGCAGATAAATATGATTACAAATACATATTTAAAAAATCATCAGCTGTTCTTCCGATTTTTAGCAAATTGTCACTTATAGACGGTTTTTATTCTAAGCTGATAGGCGGAAGATCAAGTATTGAAGCCGAGAAAAATATATTCTATTGTGATTTTTTTAATGATGAACTTCCTTGTTATTCATGTGATATTTATACGGGGTTTTTAAAACGCATAATAGAACCGGGTAAAATAGCTTATGTAAAATTGGACTCATTTTTAATAGTAAATCGTGAGATAGAATATCAATACCTTAGAGATTTAAAAGATTTTTTTATTGAAACTGCCGACTACAAACATATTATTATAGACATACAAAATAACGGAGGCGGGTACACCGATAACTACGAAGAAATAATATCTCCAAATATAAAGGAAAATCTGACAGTAGTCTCTTATGGTCTTTATAACGAAAATAAATATACGAATCCTTATTTGGAAATGTTTTTTAAAGATTATAGAGATATAAAAAAGATAGAAAAACATGAAGTTCCGAATATAGAAAACTGCGGTACCGCAAAAAATGATAAGGCTTATAAATTGGAAGATGTAATTTGTTCTCGTCGCATTAAGGGATATAAACCTTGTGAAGATAAAAAGTTTTGGCTTTTAGTAAGTGATGATGTATATTCAGGTGCAGACCGTTTTACTTATGTGTGTAAAAAGACCGGTTTTGCTACAGTTGTTGGGACTAATACAAAAGGATCCGGAACTAATGGTTTATGGCCTATGTATATCGTTCTTCCCAACAGCGGCTTATTGATAAAGTTTGATTTTATGTACGGTTTAACCGACGACGGCTATTGCACAGACGAATTCGGCACCGCCCCCGATATTTATAATCTCCCCGGAAAAGATGCCTTAGAGACTTGCTTGGAAGAAATAAGAAAATTAGGGGAAAAGACAAACTTTTGA
- a CDS encoding S41 family peptidase has translation MIKKILGIFLVINLLFSCSKKMESRDNKFMSLSQMEKEYEYFWKFIYEAYPYKNVCIRNGIDLENIEQIYKNNLESIKNEFQYYKFYKYLIAQITGHKYYGHFYPLNYTMYYYDIKTWLPEYDDYELVKPIQEDENVIKFYDKGLIEYETVLYKNFTSSKMFCNKPYSNTIEKFEFKPLKENEIFYIKIPTFMNSDDFDWEKFHDVWKEICIKNYKHIIIDVQNNMGGSMSNCEDFIIYPFLKENKIYKAFVMYRYTKFSDKYIPYFFNQEKQELEISISKNEILDLPKINQDDKEEFNIFYTVFYKLNPINSSYNFEGKFWVLVDSNSFSASDRFASFCRQTKFATVVGYNTGGDGLQGFHPVFLKLPDSGLIIKYDMFYGLNPDGSCNSEVGTAPDIYNLPGKDALETCLEEIRKLGEKTN, from the coding sequence ATGATTAAAAAAATTTTAGGTATCTTTCTTGTTATTAACTTACTATTCTCTTGTTCAAAAAAGATGGAAAGTCGAGATAATAAATTTATGTCGCTTAGCCAAATGGAAAAAGAGTATGAATATTTTTGGAAATTTATTTACGAAGCTTATCCTTATAAAAATGTATGTATTAGAAATGGTATTGATTTAGAAAATATCGAACAGATATATAAAAATAATCTGGAGAGTATAAAAAACGAATTTCAGTATTATAAATTTTATAAATATCTTATTGCTCAAATAACCGGACATAAGTATTATGGACATTTTTATCCTTTAAACTATACTATGTATTACTATGATATAAAAACGTGGTTACCCGAGTATGATGATTATGAATTAGTTAAACCTATTCAAGAAGATGAAAATGTAATTAAATTTTATGATAAAGGTTTGATTGAATATGAAACTGTTTTATATAAGAATTTTACAAGTTCTAAAATGTTTTGCAATAAACCTTATTCAAACACTATTGAAAAATTTGAATTTAAACCTCTTAAAGAGAATGAAATATTTTATATAAAAATTCCTACATTTATGAATTCAGATGATTTTGATTGGGAAAAATTTCATGATGTATGGAAGGAGATTTGCATAAAAAATTATAAACATATAATTATTGATGTTCAAAATAATATGGGCGGATCTATGAGCAATTGTGAGGATTTTATTATTTATCCGTTTTTAAAAGAAAATAAAATCTACAAGGCTTTTGTAATGTATAGATATACTAAATTTTCTGATAAATATATTCCTTATTTTTTTAACCAAGAAAAACAGGAACTTGAAATTTCAATTAGTAAAAATGAAATTTTGGATTTACCTAAAATTAATCAAGATGATAAAGAAGAATTTAACATTTTTTACACAGTGTTCTATAAACTAAATCCTATAAATTCAAGTTATAATTTTGAAGGCAAATTTTGGGTTTTGGTTGATTCAAATTCTTTTTCTGCATCAGATAGGTTTGCATCTTTTTGTAGGCAAACGAAATTTGCAACAGTAGTAGGCTACAATACAGGGGGTGATGGATTACAAGGTTTTCATCCCGTATTCTTAAAATTACCTGATAGCGGGTTAATTATAAAATATGATATGTTTTATGGTCTAAATCCGGATGGTTCATGTAATTCCGAAGTAGGCACAGCTCCCGATATTTATAATCTCCCCGGTAAAGATGCCTTGGAGACCTGTTTGGAGGAAATAAGAAAGTTAGGGGAAAAAACGAATTAG
- a CDS encoding S41 family peptidase: protein MKPDAKKKVEFFFICALVVLVISFFAFSIYLSKKEENGEFSFNSFKSGFISFEDCIADYEAFWDFIYTEYPFTEVCERKGADLKKIKDEGHKKIEYSAPIDSQNSYISFYAKLCEDITSRYFTGHLYPVSMRDYEYGMASSDSYFKLYDVDLMNSFYSAKPYYTVNSLIGSGARMVKADIKIIEEGKIAYVRIDSFRKRGYAKEYVQYKKDMKKFFLDTEKYKHIIIDVSHNGGGSVECYDSDILSYNNIGRNIRQKIYFLCSKNKYTELNPSFKNNQIDIKEVPNIKNANTKKNTIALYEEDAASFQELSPGYAPPKDRRYWLLISGKTASAADRLAGLCKASGFATLVGSNTGGLGHNGFYSPIHMMLPKSGLLIKFDLLYGLNSEGYCTDEFGTAPDIYNLPDKDALETCLEEIQKLESRD from the coding sequence ATGAAACCTGATGCTAAAAAGAAAGTAGAATTTTTTTTTATTTGTGCTTTAGTTGTTCTAGTAATTTCTTTTTTTGCATTTTCTATATATTTATCAAAAAAAGAGGAAAATGGAGAGTTTAGTTTTAATTCATTCAAATCGGGTTTTATTTCTTTTGAAGATTGCATCGCTGATTACGAAGCTTTTTGGGATTTTATCTACACCGAATATCCTTTTACCGAAGTATGTGAAAGAAAAGGAGCCGATTTAAAAAAAATAAAGGACGAAGGACATAAAAAAATTGAATATTCAGCCCCCATAGATAGTCAAAACTCATATATATCTTTTTATGCAAAACTTTGTGAAGATATCACTTCCCGTTATTTTACAGGTCATCTTTATCCTGTATCTATGAGAGATTATGAATATGGTATGGCTTCTTCCGATTCCTATTTTAAGTTATATGATGTAGATTTAATGAACTCTTTTTATAGTGCTAAGCCTTATTATACCGTTAATTCTTTAATAGGCAGCGGTGCAAGAATGGTTAAGGCCGATATAAAAATAATCGAGGAGGGTAAGATAGCTTATGTAAGGATAGATTCTTTTCGGAAAAGAGGATATGCAAAAGAGTATGTACAGTATAAAAAGGATATGAAAAAGTTTTTCTTGGATACCGAAAAATATAAACATATAATAATAGATGTATCTCATAACGGCGGGGGAAGTGTTGAATGTTATGACAGTGATATTTTGAGTTATAATAATATTGGCAGAAATATCCGGCAAAAAATATATTTTTTATGCTCAAAAAACAAATATACAGAGCTTAATCCTTCATTTAAAAACAATCAAATAGATATAAAAGAAGTTCCCAATATAAAAAATGCAAATACAAAAAAAAATACTATAGCTCTTTATGAAGAAGATGCTGCCAGTTTTCAAGAGTTGTCTCCCGGATATGCTCCGCCCAAGGATAGGAGATATTGGTTATTGATAAGCGGAAAAACAGCCTCGGCCGCTGATAGGCTTGCAGGTTTGTGTAAGGCTTCAGGGTTTGCGACCCTTGTAGGCTCTAATACGGGAGGCTTGGGACATAACGGTTTCTATTCTCCTATTCACATGATGCTCCCGAAAAGCGGACTCCTTATAAAATTCGATCTATTGTACGGATTAAATTCTGAAGGATATTGCACAGACGAATTCGGCACCGCCCCCGATATTTATAATCTTCCCGATAAGGATGCTTTAGAGACCTGTTTGGAGGAAATACAAAAATTAGAATCGAGAGATTAA
- a CDS encoding S41 family peptidase yields the protein MKKSHIFIVIKCLFLAAFVICTIVISKNRYKISGFISFEDSESDYEAFWDFIYNEYPFTEVCERKGADLKKIKEEGYKEIKSSSPRYSQNTYISFYAKLCEDITSRYFTGHLYPASMSDYEYAMTTSDSYFKLYDVDLMNSFYRVKPHYYINSRIGYRGVVKADIKIIEEGKIAYVRIDSFWSGGYAKEYIQYKKDMKKFFLDTEKYKHIIIDVSNNGGGDVKCYDSDILSYNNIGRNIQQRIYFLCSKNKYTELNPSFKNNQIDIKEVPNIKNANTKKNTIALYEEDSASFQELAPGYAPPKDRKYWLLISGKTASAADGLAGLCKASGFATLVGSNTGGLGHNGRHSPIYMMLPKSGLLIKFDLLYGLNSEGYCADEFGTAPDIYNLPGKDALETCLEEIRKLGEKTNF from the coding sequence GTGAAAAAATCTCATATATTTATAGTTATAAAATGTTTATTCTTAGCCGCCTTTGTAATATGTACAATTGTTATCTCAAAAAACCGGTATAAAATATCAGGTTTTATAAGTTTTGAAGACTCCGAATCCGATTACGAAGCTTTTTGGGATTTTATTTATAACGAATATCCTTTTACCGAAGTATGCGAAAGAAAAGGGGCCGATTTAAAAAAAATAAAAGAAGAAGGTTACAAAGAAATAAAATCTTCATCTCCTAGATATAGTCAAAACACATATATATCTTTTTATGCAAAACTTTGTGAAGATATCACTTCCCGCTATTTTACAGGTCATCTTTATCCTGCATCTATGAGTGATTATGAATATGCTATGACTACTTCCGATTCCTATTTTAAGCTATACGATGTAGATTTAATGAACTCTTTTTATAGAGTTAAGCCTCATTATTATATTAATTCGCGTATAGGTTATAGAGGAGTCGTTAAAGCTGATATAAAAATAATAGAAGAAGGTAAGATTGCTTATGTAAGGATTGATTCCTTTTGGTCAGGAGGATATGCAAAAGAGTATATACAGTATAAAAAGGATATGAAAAAGTTTTTCTTAGATACCGAAAAATACAAGCATATAATAATAGATGTTTCTAATAATGGCGGAGGAGATGTGAAATGTTATGACAGTGATATTTTGAGTTATAATAATATTGGCAGAAATATCCAACAAAGAATATATTTTTTATGCTCTAAAAATAAATATACCGAGCTTAATCCTTCATTTAAAAACAATCAAATAGATATAAAAGAAGTGCCCAATATAAAAAATGCAAACACTAAAAAAAATACTATAGCTCTTTATGAAGAAGATTCTGCCAGTTTTCAAGAGCTGGCTCCCGGATATGCTCCGCCCAAGGATAGGAAATATTGGTTATTGATAAGCGGAAAAACAGCCTCGGCCGCTGATGGGCTTGCGGGTTTGTGTAAGGCTTCGGGTTTTGCAACCCTTGTAGGTTCTAATACGGGAGGCTTGGGACATAACGGCCGACATTCACCGATTTATATGATGCTTCCGAAAAGCGGACTTCTTATAAAATTCGATCTATTGTATGGATTAAATTCGGAAGGCTATTGTGCAGACGAATTCGGCACCGCTCCCGATATTTATAATCTCCCCGGTAAGGATGCCTTAGAGACCTGTTTGGAAGAGATACGAAAATTAGGGGAAAAGACAAACTTTTGA